In one window of Palaemon carinicauda isolate YSFRI2023 chromosome 2, ASM3689809v2, whole genome shotgun sequence DNA:
- the LOC137621942 gene encoding LOW QUALITY PROTEIN: tyrosine-protein kinase RYK-like (The sequence of the model RefSeq protein was modified relative to this genomic sequence to represent the inferred CDS: deleted 1 base in 1 codon) produces SALATRNCLIDSELQVRVSDTALARDLFPQDYHCLGDNENRPVKWLSLEALIHKQFTPANDVWMFGVLLWELTTLAQQPYIEVDPFEMAAYLRDGYRLAQPNNCPDELFGMMACCWAPAPEDRATFPRLLSSLQDFYSTLSKYI; encoded by the exons tctgcccttgcTACCAGAAACTGCCT GATCGACTCGGAGCTGCAAGTCCGCGTCTCCGACACGGCCCTGGCCCGGGACCTCTTCCCACAGGACTACCACTGCTTGGGCGACAACGAAAACCGACCGGTCAAGTGGCTTAGCCTTGAGGCTCTCATTCATAAACAGTTCACTCCTGCCAATGACGTG TGGATGTTTGGTGTTTTACTGTGGGAGTTGACGACTTTGGCTCAACAACCCTACATTGAAGTGGATCCCTTTGAGATGGCTGCCTACCTCAGAGACGGCTATCGCTTGGCTCAA CCCAATAACTGCCCTGATGAACT ATTTGGAATGATGGCCTGCTGTTGGGCACCCGCCCCTGAAGACAGAGCAACCTTCCCTCGACTCCTGTCCTCCTTGCAGGATTTCTATTCCACACTCAGCAAATATATATAA